A window of Bacteroidota bacterium genomic DNA:
CGTTGAATAGTCTGAATCACGATACGTTTGGCTTCTTTAGCTGAAGTCATCTTTGCCTCGTCCATCACTTCATTGATGTATGACATGGCGTCGGTCTTCGCTTCGCCCTTCAATGATTCTATTAACTGTTCCTTTGCTTCGGCAGCCGAAAGGCCTGAAATAAGTTCCAGTTTTTCAACCTGAGCCTTATGTTCTTTCTCAACTTCTTCCTTCTTTTTCTCCAGAATTTCAAGCTGTGTATTCAAATTTTCACGGATTGCATCAATTTCCTTACGCTTACGCTGAGAATCTTCTATCCGTTGCGAAAGAGCATTTTCCTTTTGCTTTAAAGTATTTTCTGCTGACGAAATTTTAGATGACCTTTCATTGATCATCTTTTCATAATCAGTTTTGAGTTGTAAAAATTTCTCCTTGGCTTGTAATATCTTGTCCTTTTTTATTACCTCTGCTTCAGCCTGTGCATCCTGGATGATTTTTTCATTTTTTTTCAGTAAAAGTTTCTGCCAAATCAAATATGAAAGCAAACCTCCAACAACAAATGCAATCAAACCGATAACCAATCCGGTAACCAAAAAAGGAATAGAACCAATAATCATCGCTATTCCCATAATTTATTTAAGTTATATAGATTATACAAAAAACCCGCATGAGTTTTTTCATAGTATCAGAAACCCCAATTCAACATGGGTGGAGGGGCCAGCTTGTATTGAACGTCCATCGTCCTCCGAAGAGAATTCCCGACGAATCGGGATTATGGCCTGTCCTGGACAAATTGAGCCGAAACTCCAAAGTATTAAATGTTGAGTTTCCCAAGCAAATGAAAAAACAAATGCGGGCAAAATTTATTTAAAAGAACTTATTTATTACTCTCTCCTTTTATAAACTCATCTAATTCCTGGTTTAATTCTTTCATGTTTTCTATTACAGGTAACACTTCAAGCTTCTCTTCACATTCAAGCATCCTGATCACAAACTGTAACGCAGCCATCGCTAAAAAATCCTGAATATCTTTGTCAATATACTTCTGTTTATACTGCAGAACTTTTTCATTTATGAGTCGAGCTGCTTTTCTGATCTTTTCCTCATCCTTCCTTTCAATCTTCAATGGATAATATCTGTCTGTAACATTAACACGTATAGATAGTTTATCGTCTTCCATTATTTATCTTATCTATCTGTTCAAAAGAGCAATACATTTATCAATATCCCGCACTATCTTATTAACCTTTAATTTGGCATCATGAGAATCTTCACTAGAGGCCAAAATCGATTTCGCAACCTTCAAGGTGTCATATTTTTCTTGTAACGTCGCTATTTCAGCTTCGTTGATTTTTATCTGTTCATTCAAACGGACGATCTCCTTTTTTTCATATTCATTCTCTGCTTTTAAGTTATTGTACATGGAGATTAATTCCTGTATTTTACTTCGCAGAGAATAAACTATCTGTTGATTATCATCCATTTTGAGTACTTATTTCTAATACAAATATAATACTTAGCAGACTATTAAAAAAATATTCGGTACATTTTTTAAATCCCAACTCTTTTTTCCAATTTGTCTATATTTTTAGCAATTTTGAACTCTCTTTTATTCAACAGGTAAGACTAAACATATGTTCAGAAAAAAAATTCCCGTACTTTTCATTATTTTTGCTTTAACAGGCTCTTGCTGGGGACAAAAATATGAGGGCAGCGACACCCTATCCTTTAGCTCTCCGCTTGATTTTCAATTGTTTCTGTCCGATAATTTTGGAGAAATCCGGCCTAATCATTTTCATTCGGGCATTGACCTGCGGACCCAGGGAGAAACAGGTAAAAAGGTATTTGCTGCCTGCGAGGGATATGTTTCAAGGATAAAAATAGCCCCTGACGGATATGGACGGGCCCTGTATATTAATCACCCCGGTGGCTATGAGACTGTTTACGGGCATCTTACAGTTTTTGCAGATACGATCGAAAATTATATCAGGCAGTTGCAATACGCCAGACATACGTTCAGCATTGATGTGCAACTGCCGGAAGGTTTAATCCCCATTAAAAAAGGAGAGTTAATTGCCCTGTCCGGTAATTCCGGAGGTTCAACAGGTCCGCATCTGCATTTTGAAATCCGGAAAACACCTGAAGAACATCCTGTAAATCCTTTATTGTTCCATCTGCCGGTAAAGGATACCATCGCACCCCTTATTTTCTCTTTGAAATTTTATCCCCTGAACAACAAAAGTTTCATCAAACACCAGAATAAGGAATTTATCACCTTTGTCCAAAAAAGCACATCAGGTTACTCACTTCCAGGCAAATCCGCCCTGCCCGTATGGGGGAAAATAGGTTTGGGTATTGAGACCCTCGACTGCATGAATCTTTCAGCTGGCGAATATGAAATATATTCAGCTGAATTAAGGGTCGACACTGTCCTGGTTTCCAGGTTATTGCTGAATGAACTGGCATTTGAAAAGACACGCTATGCCAATTCCTGCATTGATTATAAAGATTATTACCTAAATGATGAAAAATTCATAAAACTTTATAAAGAACCCGGGAATATTGCGGATGTTTATGATACAACCATAAACAGAGGAGTGGTTAATTTTTGCGATGGGAAAATTCATAAAATTCAAATTACGGTTAAAGATGCTGCCCAAGATAGTTCGACTTGCACTTTTTTAGTAAGAAGTACTAACAAACGGAATATTTCAACGCACCTTCCGGTTGAGAAAAACGGAATTCCTTTTTATTGGAATAAAAACAACCTGGCAAAGACCGGTGATATGATTCTAAATGTTCCAGCTTTTGCTTTATACGATAATATTTCTTTTGTATATAATTCATCAGGAGATATATTGCCCGGTTTATATTCGCCCACATATAATCTTCACCATCCCTGGGTCCCCTTACAGCGAAACTGTATTCTTTCCATCAACCCCCTTAATCTTCCTGAACGATTAAGGGATAAAACCTGTATTGTACAATTAGAGAAAAACAAAGTTGTTAAAGCTATCGCAGGCCAATGGGATAACAATTTTGTAACTGCCAAGATCAATGAATTTGGAAGTTATGCGGTTGGAGTTGACACCGTGGCCCCAATAATTACACCTGTCAACATATCCGGCCTTGCCATGGAGGATACAATAAAATTCAGGGTCACTGACAATCTTTCGGGGA
This region includes:
- a CDS encoding cell division protein ZapA, with the translated sequence MEDDKLSIRVNVTDRYYPLKIERKDEEKIRKAARLINEKVLQYKQKYIDKDIQDFLAMAALQFVIRMLECEEKLEVLPVIENMKELNQELDEFIKGESNK
- a CDS encoding M23 family metallopeptidase; the encoded protein is MFRKKIPVLFIIFALTGSCWGQKYEGSDTLSFSSPLDFQLFLSDNFGEIRPNHFHSGIDLRTQGETGKKVFAACEGYVSRIKIAPDGYGRALYINHPGGYETVYGHLTVFADTIENYIRQLQYARHTFSIDVQLPEGLIPIKKGELIALSGNSGGSTGPHLHFEIRKTPEEHPVNPLLFHLPVKDTIAPLIFSLKFYPLNNKSFIKHQNKEFITFVQKSTSGYSLPGKSALPVWGKIGLGIETLDCMNLSAGEYEIYSAELRVDTVLVSRLLLNELAFEKTRYANSCIDYKDYYLNDEKFIKLYKEPGNIADVYDTTINRGVVNFCDGKIHKIQITVKDAAQDSSTCTFLVRSTNKRNISTHLPVEKNGIPFYWNKNNLAKTGDMILNVPAFALYDNISFVYNSSGDILPGLYSPTYNLHHPWVPLQRNCILSINPLNLPERLRDKTCIVQLEKNKVVKAIAGQWDNNFVTAKINEFGSYAVGVDTVAPIITPVNISGLAMEDTIKFRVTDNLSGIKQCNGFIDNNWVLFEYDPKNELVYYVFDPKRLQKNKPHSLLLQVNDMNNNISQYSADFYW